Part of the Acidimicrobiales bacterium genome, CGTGACGGGAGGAGCGGCGGATCAACCCGGTGAGGAGGACGGCGGCGGCGGCCAGCGTCAGCAGGGTCGACGGGGCCGTGTAGCCCCAGTCGTCGCTCTGGACGATGCCGAGGGCGAGCGCCGCCACACCCGCCATGAGGAGTGCCCCGCCGAGGAGGTCTGGCGGTCGGCGACGCGAGACGTCGGGGACGAAGGTCCGTGGCAGCCGCGGGGCGACGAGCGCGAACACGATGATGCCCAACGGCACGTTCAGGAAGAACGCCCAGCGCCAGGTGAGGTTGTCGATCAGGGCACCGCCGACTGCCGGTCCGACCGCGGTGGCGACACCACCGACCGCCCCGAGGGCGCCCACCGCAGTGGAGCGGCGTTCCGCCGGGAACTCGTCGAGCACCAGGGCGAGCGATGCCGGCGATTCGATGGCGAGCCCGGCGGCCTGCACCATGCGTGCCGCGATCAGGAAGTGGACCGTCGGCGCGGTCGAGACCAGCAGGCTCCCGAGGATGAACGTCCCGAACCCGATGAGGAACATCCGGGATCGCCCGAAGCGATCGGCGGCCCATCCGGCGGGCACGAACACCGCCGCAGTGGTGATCGAGAACGCGGTCAGCGTCCAGGACACGGTTCCGGCACTGGCCTCGAACGACTTCTCGATTTCGCCGAACGCCACGAAGACGAGTGAGAAGTTCAGCGTGCCCAGCGCCACCGCGCCGGCGATGAGACCATAGATCCGCCAGGGCGAGCGCGGGCGGGGGTCCGGGTCGTCGGTGCCGATGTCCACCGGGGATGGCTACACCCCTGAGTGCGTCGACCGGAAATCGTGCGAGACTCTGGGCCATGAGTGAACGAATCGGAGTCATGGGAGCCGGAGTGATGGGGTCGGGCATCGCTCAGGTGCTCGCCCTCTCGGGCCACGAAGTCGTGTGCCGAGATCTCACCGACGCGGTGCTCGACGCCGCCCGGGAGGGGGTCGACACCGGTCGTTTCGGTGTGAGGAGCGCCGTCGAACGGGGCAAGCTCACGACCGAGGAAGCCGACGCGGCGCTCGCCCGTCTCACCTTCACGACCGACCTCGATGCCGCGGTCGACGTCGACCTGATCATCGAGGCGGTCCCGGAGAACCTCGGTCTCAAGATCAAGTTCTGGCGCGACCTCGACGAGTTGGCGCCGCCCGACACGATCTTCGCGAGCAACTCGTCGGGGTTCCCGATCGTGGCGATGGCGGCCGGGACCAAGCGGCCCGACAAGTTCATCGGATGGCACTGGGCGTCGCCGGCGCCGGTGATGAAGCTGGCCGAGATCGTGCGCGGCCCCGACACGAGCGATGCCACGGTCGACACGGTCGTCCGTCTCGCCGCAGCGGCCGGCAAGAACCCCGTCGTCGTCCAGGACAACGACCAGAACTGGGGCTATGTCGCCAACCGGGTGTATTTCGCCATGGTCCGGGAGGCCAACCGTGTGGTCGCCGAGGGAGTCGCCGACCGGGCTCAGGTCGACCAGTTGATGCGCGACTGCTTCCGCTGGCCATCGGGCCCCTACGGAATGGTGGCCGGCGCCGGCTCCGGCTGGTCGTGATGGGGTGGCTGTCGTGGATCGTCCCCGGTCTGATCGTCGGGCTCATCGCCCGGGTCTTCGTGCCCACGGGCAGGAACTGGGGTTGCCTCGGCACCATCCTTCTCGGCATCGCCGGATCGTTCGTCGGCGGGTTGATTGCCTCGATCATGGCGGACGGTGAGTTCGACCTGAGCCGCACCGAGAGCTGGATCGGTGCGACCGTCGGCGCCATCGTCATCCTGGTCGTGATCCGGGTCGCCACTCCGCGAACTCCCGAGTGAGCACCCGCGGCGAGCCGGCCGGGGAACCGACGTGGCCGACGGGGTACCGTCAGGGCATGGACTTCGATGAAGTGATGGCCGCGTTGGAGGCCGAAGGCACCGCGCAGAATCGCAAGGTCTACGCCCGCCACGGCGCCCGGGAGCCCATGTTCGGCGTGAGTCACACCGCGCTCGGCCAGCTCGAGAAGACCATCCGGGTCGACCACGAGCTCGGCCTCGCCCTGTGGGATTCCGGCAACCACGACGCTCGCATGCTGGCGGCGAAGGTCGTCGACCCCGACTTGTTCACGGCGAAGCTCGCCGACGCGTGGGCGCGCGATGCCGCGTGTTACCAGACCGCCGGCGCCGTGGCCGATGTCGTCGCCCAGTCGCCCGTGGTCCGCTCGCGCAGCGACGTGTGGCGCGATCGCAGGGGTGAATGGGTCGCCAGCGCGGGCTGGGGAATCGTCGCCCGCACCTGCGAAGACGAGGAGCTGTGGTCCATCGCCGATCTCCGGGCACTGCTGCGCCGGATCGAGGACGAGATCCACGATCGACCCAATCGCGTCCGTCACGAGATGAACATGGCGATGATCGCCATCGCGCTGCGCAACGCGGCGCTCCAGCGCCTCGCCATGAGCGCAGCCAAGCGCGTGGGCCCGGTCGAGGTCGATCACGGCGACACGAACTGCACCACGCCCGACGCCTGCGACTACATCGACAAGACAGTCGGCTACCGCCAGCGGCGGACGGTCAGATCCGGCTGATGTCGTAGCGGAACGGGGCCGGGCGGTGCCGCTCGGGTCCCGCGCCGCCCAGTTTCACGAGGCGCACGATCCGCTGGCGATGGCCGGCGTAGGGCGCGAGCGCCTCGAGCATCGTGTCGTCGTCGCCGTGCTCGTTGCCGGTCAGTGCGTACGTGACCATCCGGGGGATGTGGAGATCGCCGACCGGCACGGCGTCGGGGTCGCCACCGGCGATCGCCGTGGTCAGGCCGGTCGTCCACGGGCCGATGCCGGGAAGTCGCTGCAGCCATTCCGCCGCATCCGCGGTTGGCACCTCGTGGAGCCGCTCGACCCGGTCGGCGTATTTCGCGGCCACCCGCAAGACCCGACCGCGGCTCCGTTCGATGCCGACGCGATGGAGATCGTGGTCGGTGAGCCGCAGGATCGCGGCGGGTGACGGGAACGTGTTCGCCGGGCCCGCAGGCGACGGCGTGCCGTAGCGACGGGAGAGTTGCTCGCGGCTCGCGGTGGCGTCGGCGGTGACGACGCGTTGGCCGATGACGGAGGTCGCCAGTGCCTCGTACCAGCGGCCCGTTGCCCCGAGACGCAGCGACGCGAAGCGGTCCGCCAACCGGCCGAGCAGGGCATCACCGGGTCGGAAGTCATCCACTGCGTCGTCGGCCGCGCCGAGCAGGTACGGGAGTTGGGTGAGGGCCCAGTCGGTCCCCGGCCCCCAGCTGTCGGCCCGCACGAGACCCGTCGCGGTGCGGAACGCGACGGTGGCGTTCCCTTCGGGGGTCTCGGTGGTCCACCAGTGGATGCCACGGCGTCGGCGAACGGTTTTCGCACCCATGAGGGCGAAGTCGACGTCGACGGGGTACGCCGGCCGATAGGTGGTCGAGGCGGTCGGCGAGGGGAGATCGCTCACCGCACCATCATGGCGCGCGGTACGTTCACGAACCGCCGAACAGGGGAGTGCCGTCGGAGCGCTCGTCGGCGAAGGTGAGGAACTCGCGATCGGTCGGATCGTCGAGGCCCCATGCGGCTGCCGCTTCGGCGATGGCTGCCCGGGTCCGGTCTCCGATGATGCCGTCGACCTGCGAGACATCGTCGAGGAAACCCTCCAGCACGAGGTGGAACTGGAGGCGGGCCCGCTCCTCGTCGTCGAGTGGGAGCTCGGGCACGTCGTCGACCACGAGATCGACGACGTCGCCACCGTCGGCCAGCACGGCGCCGTCGTCACCGAAGGCCCGGCTGAGCGTGGGCGATGCGAGCCGGGTCATGCCCCAGAGGGCAGCGACGAGAAGTCCGAGAAGGGCGATGCCTTGGAGATGAGTACGCATGGGGGGAGTGGCCTCGCAAGAGAGGGTCTCACCGTTGGACGCCGCGCGTCACCAGGAAGTTCCCGATCGTCACCAAGCTGCAACGTCGAAACCGCCGACGGTTCAGGGTCGGCTGAGCCCTCCACCGACGACCGGCGGGAGATCGAGCGTTCCCAGGGTCCGGTTCTCGGCCGCGATGACCGCGGGGATGGCGTTGACCAGTCGAGCCGCGGCGGTGGCGTTGCCGCCGTCGGCCGGGTTGTCGCTGCCGTCGGTCGCGTGGATCGACATCTCGATCCGTGGGCTGCCCTCGATGATCAGCCGGTGCTCACCCGTCTTGCCGGGGGCCGGTGTCGGCCAGTCGGGCGCCAGTTCGGGTGAGATACGCGTGATGTGTTCGACGACGAGCCGCGGCACGCCCTCGACCATCCCGGTGACCTCGAACCGGAAGGCTCCCTGGGTGCCGGCATCGAATCGCCCCTGCACGGTGTCGACCGCGGCGTCGAGCTCGAGGCGTTCGATCGACTCGGTGATGTCGTCGACGGTGACACCGAGACCGTCGGCCATCGTGTGGATCATCGGACCCCAGATCATCGTGGGAACCGTCGGGATCAGCATGGGCGGCAGCTGGTCGAGTGGTT contains:
- a CDS encoding MFS transporter is translated as MDIGTDDPDPRPRSPWRIYGLIAGAVALGTLNFSLVFVAFGEIEKSFEASAGTVSWTLTAFSITTAAVFVPAGWAADRFGRSRMFLIGFGTFILGSLLVSTAPTVHFLIAARMVQAAGLAIESPASLALVLDEFPAERRSTAVGALGAVGGVATAVGPAVGGALIDNLTWRWAFFLNVPLGIIVFALVAPRLPRTFVPDVSRRRPPDLLGGALLMAGVAALALGIVQSDDWGYTAPSTLLTLAAAAVLLTGLIRRSSRHDEPILHLPLFRDHDFALGSGLSFLVAGTFAGTFLAFVQLMNEGWGLSLLRSGLAVGMIPAIAGPMSIVSGRFADRFGHKYVILPGALLMAAAGVFMFATVTEERQLLAVWVPFVVIYGMGVGLAHAACQAAALSNVGQERLGVGGAMNRIAQDIGQTVSAAIVIALLAREASVIDGLRSVMVLLVVLSLVGAPLAARLHARGHRAPA
- a CDS encoding 3-hydroxyacyl-CoA dehydrogenase family protein, which codes for MSERIGVMGAGVMGSGIAQVLALSGHEVVCRDLTDAVLDAAREGVDTGRFGVRSAVERGKLTTEEADAALARLTFTTDLDAAVDVDLIIEAVPENLGLKIKFWRDLDELAPPDTIFASNSSGFPIVAMAAGTKRPDKFIGWHWASPAPVMKLAEIVRGPDTSDATVDTVVRLAAAAGKNPVVVQDNDQNWGYVANRVYFAMVREANRVVAEGVADRAQVDQLMRDCFRWPSGPYGMVAGAGSGWS
- a CDS encoding GlsB/YeaQ/YmgE family stress response membrane protein, whose protein sequence is MGWLSWIVPGLIVGLIARVFVPTGRNWGCLGTILLGIAGSFVGGLIASIMADGEFDLSRTESWIGATVGAIVILVVIRVATPRTPE
- a CDS encoding DNA alkylation repair protein, with translation MDFDEVMAALEAEGTAQNRKVYARHGAREPMFGVSHTALGQLEKTIRVDHELGLALWDSGNHDARMLAAKVVDPDLFTAKLADAWARDAACYQTAGAVADVVAQSPVVRSRSDVWRDRRGEWVASAGWGIVARTCEDEELWSIADLRALLRRIEDEIHDRPNRVRHEMNMAMIAIALRNAALQRLAMSAAKRVGPVEVDHGDTNCTTPDACDYIDKTVGYRQRRTVRSG